In the Nitrospirota bacterium genome, GAGAGAAAACTCCGCCAGCATGAGATGGAAAAACAGGCTGTTATGAAGGAAGAGTCAAAAGACGCAAAGGAAAAACTTGATAAGATAAAAAAGGAAATGGCAGAGCTTCAGAGCAGAAGAGACGAACTCAGGGCGCAATGGCTTGCTGAGAAAGAGATAATTTCAAGGATAAGAGATATTAAAGAGCAGATTGAAAAGACAAAGATAGAATCAGAGCGCGCTGAACGCGAAGGAGACCTGACAAAGGCATCAGAGCTGAGGTACGGCAAGCTCCTTGAACTCCAGAAATCACTTGAGGGTGAAAATAAAAAACTTGCCGGTGTTCAGGAAAGAAGAAAGATGCTCAAAGAAGAGGTTGATGAAGAAGACATAGCAGAGGTCATCTCAAAATGGACAGGCGTGCCTATATCAAGGATGCTTGAAGGAGAGATTCAGAAACTTCTCAGGATGGAAGAAAGGATCAGGCTCAGAGTTGTGGGGCAGGATGAGGCAATAGGGGCTGTTTCAAATGCAGTCAGGCGTTCACGCGCAGGGATTCAGGATCCTAACCGTCCAATCGGTTCCTTTATATTCCTCGGCCCCACAGGTGTCGGCAAGACAGAGCTTGCAAGGGCTTTGGCGGAGTTTTTGTTTGATGATGAAAACGCAATGGCGCGCATTGATATGTCAGAGTATCAGGAGAGGCATACTGTTTCAAGGCTCATCGGCGCGCCTCCGGGCTATGTCGGATATGAAGAAGGAGGACAGCTTACAGAGGCCATCAGGAGAAGGCCTTATGCCGTGGTGCTCTTTGACGAAATAGAAAAAGCGCATCCGGAGGTCTTTAATCTTCTTTTGCAGGTGCTTGATGACGGAAGGCTTACAGACGGGCATGGCAGGACAGTTGATTTCAGAAATACGGTTCTGATAATGACGTCAAATATCGGGAGCATGCATATACAGGAACTCCTTACAGAGAGGACGAAGAGGCCTGTTGCATACTGGGGCACTGCCGAAGAAGAGGATAATAAAGAAATGAAGGATAAGGTAATGGCAGACCTTAAGGCATTCTTCAAGCCTGAGTTCATCAACAGGGTTGATGAGATTGTGATATTCAATCCCCTTTCAATACAGCTTCTGAAGCAGATAGTTGAGATACAGGTTAGCAGAATGAAGAAATACATAATGGAGAAGAATATAGATATAACCCTGACAGATGCGGCAAAAGAACATCTCGCAGAGACAGGGTTTGATCCTGTTTACGGAGCAAGGCCGTTAAAAAGGGCCATCCAAAAGGAGATGCTCAATTCTTTGGCTTTGAGCATCCTTGACAAGACATTTAAAGAAGGGGATGTTGTTGGGGCTGATTTTAAGAACGGCAAATTCGTATTCAAAAGGGCTGCAAAAGTAAATAAGGAAAAAGTAGAAGCAGCTTAAGAGTTCAAAAGTCAGAAGTTCAAAAGTTTTTTGATATTCACGCTCTTCTGTACGTTCGACTATAGCACTTTGGAACTTTTGTTCTTCTGCACTATTGTACGTTTGGACTTCTGGCTATGGCACTATGGCGCTGTTAGGCTTTGACATTCTCTCAACTGATGATATCGATAAAGCGATCGTAGGATATTTCCCTGTCAAAGGTGATACCCACGAAATAATCTCTCCCCTGCGAACAGACCGAGGCTATCCTCCCCTCAAAAATGTCTGCTTTTGTCATCCCATCGTGGGCATAGGATAAAAGCTCAACAGAGACCGGAGCAGCTTTCTTCATAAACATGTTTGAATAAACCCCCATCCCACCCTGCGAGATATTGATTACCTGCATGGTCAGTCTCTCAGATAAGCCCTCATCCTTCCTTGTAATCACCGCTTTGGTGGACACCGGATACCTCAGATACCTGCGGACTTCTTTATAATACATGGCTGCTCCTTTTTACAATTAAAATCAGACGCAGTTATATTATAAAACTTTTAGGGGAGAAATGTCTTCGGAATGCGTGATTAATTCTAACCCTCTTCTCTCTCCAGAAGCTCTCTGTAAATATATGGTTTTGTGGATGAAGGGACATCAGGCGCTGCATAGAGTTCTTTGAGGTCTGTTGTTTTCATATCCTCAAGAAATTTCACGACACAGGCAAGCGGAGCATGTTTGTTAATGATAAGCGCCCATCTGATTTGATACCGCGCCGACCATTTGGGATGTTCTGCTATCAGCCTGATTATGTGGAGAGATATTTTTTTCATACTTATAATTTTGTATATATCCCCCTCTGTCATGTAAGGGCTGTCAAGGCAGACAGCAACAACCTCTCTCAGCCCTTCTTCAATGAGTTTCATGAGCACATTGCTGCTGGCCCTCTTTGCAAGCGTTATCTTGACGCCGAGAGCCATTGCAGGAATCTTTTCGCTGATTTCTCCTTCAATTCTCACTCTTACATTTACAGGGAGCACATTGTTGCGTGTTAAGTCAGTGAGGTCAAAAACTCTCAGAAACTTAATGAGGGAGAATGTCATTTTTTGCGGAGTCTTGGGGTTCTTGCAGAGCGCAAGCCTGACTTTATAGCTGTCTTTCCATCTGACATGGTGCGATAAGGATTCAAGAATCCCGGACTCAATATTCCTTCTGCCGGCTATTACGGAAGCAAGGTCTTCGGTAAGGTTTTTGTTGTTGATAAGGATTGCAATAACCTCAGAGGATTTGTGATATACAAGAGGTTTAAGTTCTTCTTCGCCTGCGGCAGACGCAAGCTGTCTGTCTCTGCTTAAATCAATTCCCATGAATATATTTTAACTCAATATAGACCATTTATCCTCTACCTTAAAATACCATTTCAGGAGGCTGTGGCTGTCTTTCAGCAATATTCACGGGTATATTTTAGAGCAGCAGAGCAGTAGACCAGCAGTCCGAAACAATCTTTCTGAAAAACTGCTGCTCTACTGAGCTCCCGAAAAATAGACATAGCACTATAAACGCTTGAATTGCCTGTCATTGCGAGAACCCGAAGGGTTCGCGGCAATCTTTCTGTAAAAGCTTGAGATTGCTTCGTTTCACTCGCAATGACAACTTTCTATGTCTATTTTTCGGGAGCTACTGTGCTATTGCTCTAATAGTAAGAGGGAAATTATAATAACAGAAGGCTCCGCCAGAGGCGGAGAAGATAAAATGGGAAAAAGATATTTCGGCCATATAGAAGTCCCCCTCAAGCGAATCCATATAGAACTCACAAACATCTGTGATTTTAACTGTGTGTTCTGTCCGAAGTCTGCAATGGAGAGGCCATACGGCTATATGGATACGAAACTTGCCAAAAGGATAATTGATGAGATTCAGGAAAACAAGCTGTGCGATAAGATTACCTTTCATGTAATGGGAGAACCGACGCTGCATCCTGATTTTTTTGAGATACTGTCTTACAGCCAAGATAAAGGTGCGAAGGTGGGGCTTACCACAAACGGAGGCAGGCTTGGAGGCGAGACGGGAAAACGCCTTCTGGACTACAACCTCCATCAGATAGATATTTCCCTTCAGACGCCTGATGCGAAATCCTTTGCCCTCAGAAAGGCAAATGCGCTTACGTTTGATTCGTATCTCAGCGGCATTCTCAACTTTTTCTCTTCCTATATGGCAAAGAGAAGGGGCACGGTTTTTAAGTTCAGGTTTCTGAATACAAGATTCCCCCAGAAAAACATAGAGAAGAAAGCCGGGCCGGTAAGGGTCATGTCATCAACAGAAGAATTGCGAGATACCTTCAGCTATTGGGCTCGTCGCATATACGACATTCTCGGCGTTGAATCAGAAAAGCGAGAGAAAGCAATTAGGCGTATAAAATCCCTTGTTTCCTACAAGTGGAATGTCGTGGAGATTTATCCTGATGTTTTTTTTGAGACATATATGCTTGAAGACTGGGGACACGCCTTTGACAGCGGAAAGGTTTATGATGCATGGGCAGGCTACTGTTTCGGGATGAGAGACCATTTCAGTATCTTGCATAATGGTGATGTAGCGCTGTGCTGTGTGGATTTTAACAGCCGCACAAAGGTCGGCAATCTCAATAATTCATCTCTTAAAGAAGTCCTTTCGTCAGAGGAAATGGGCAAGATAATGAAGGGGTTTAAAAAATTTCAGCTTGTTCATCCGTATTGCAAACGCTGTCTTGGAAGCGGTTCTGTCTTCTCATGGCTGTTGAAGCCTGTTATGTCAGTCACGGTTCTTAAAACTCTTAAGCCGTTTTTCTATAAAAAGATAAAAGTTTTTTGACATTGCTGTTTATATTATGCTATTTTAGCATCGGCGATGGAGTTCGCCATTAACCGCCCCGATCTTATCGGGACTGATGACTCCTACTCTCAGTTATGAGGGCAGGAGTTTTTTAGTTTATGGAGGTGCTGAGTGACAGTAAGCCTTGCATGGATAATCCTTCTGGGGCTGTTTTCTGATTATCTGTTCAGAAAGCTGCGGCTTCCGGGTCTTATCGGTATGCTGTTTGCGGGAATATTACTGGGGCCTTATGCCTTTAATCTTATAGACCCTGTTTTGATGAAAGTATCATCTGACTTCAGGATGATAGCGCTGATAGTTATTCTTTTAAGGGCAGGGCTGGCTACAAAAAGAGATACGCTTAATAGAGTAGGCAAGACGGCCATTCTTATGGGGTTTCTTCCTGCTGTTTTTGAAGGAGCGGTGATTACGCTTATAACCGCATTCTTTTTTAAGATGAGCATTCTTGAATCTGCCCTGCTCGGTTTTATTATCGCTGCTGTGTCGCCTGCGGTTGTTGTGCCCGCAATGCTGAAATTCATTGAAGATAACAAGGGGACAAAGAAGGGGATACCAACTTTGCTTCTTGCATCGTCATCTCTTGATAATGTGTTTGCCATAGTTGTTTTCTCTGCACTAATCAGCTTGTTTGAAGGTAAAGGCGGAAATATTTTCCTTAAAGTTCTGGAAATTCCCATCTCTCTCGCGGCAGGCATTGCCCTCGGAGCGGCAGCAGGTTTCATGCTTTATTGGGTATTCAAAAAGTATCAGCCAAGGGCAACCAAGAAAGGCATGATAGTTATCGGCACAGCCATTCTTCTTACCTGGCTTGAAAAATTCTTAAAGCCGTTTATCCCTGTTTCTGCGCTCTCAGGTGTAATGACTATAGGATTTATCCTCCTTGAAAAATCAGAACCCATTGCGCACAAGGTGTCGCAGAAGCTCGGAAAGATTTGGGTCTTTGCAGAGATTATCCTTTTTGTGCTTGTCGGAGCACAGGTCAACATCCATGTTGCAGGTGATGCAGGGTTTGCAGGCCTTGCAATAATACTTATCGGTCTGGCTGCACGGAGCATCGGGGTTTATGTCTCTCTCATCAAGACTGATTTTGTCCTAAGGGAAAAACTCTTCTGCATAGTATCATACATTCCAAAGGCAACTGTACAGGCTGCCATAGGCTCAGTTCCCCTTTCTGTTGGCGTCAGAGGAGGGGAAGTAATACTTGCTGTTGCTGTCTTGTCCATACTCTTTACCGCGCCGATAGGAGTAATGGCAATGAATGTTGTCGGAGAGAAATTTTTGAAAGAGAGCTGACATTTATCCTGAACTTTGAAAGCAATGCCAGATAAAAAAATCATTGGCTTAGAACGGAATGTCTTTTTCGCGGGGCTTGTGAGTTTTTTCATGGACATGAGCTCCGAGATGATATATCCGCTTGTTCCAATATTTTTAAGTTCTGTTCTTGGCGTAAATAAATCAGTTATCGGGCTTATAGAGGGGATAGCGGAAAGCACCGCAAGTCTTCTAAAAGTATTTTCAGGATGGTTCTCTGACAGAATCGGCAAGAGAAAAATCCTCCTTATTGTTGGTTATGGCATCTCAACATTGAGCAGGCCGATAATAGCGCTTTCAACACTCTGGGGACACGTCCTTGTATTTCGTTTCACTGACAGATTCGGGAAAGGCATAAGAGGCGCTCCAAGAGATGCGCTAATTGCTGAATCAACTCCGCATAAAAATCTCGGGCGCTCTTTTGGATTTCACAGGGGAATGGATACGCTTGGGGCAGTTATCGGCCCTGCGATAGCATTCATCCTGCTTTTGCTTTTCACGGGCAATTACCGGCTTGTCTTCTGGTTTTCCATGATACATGGAATAATCGCAGTGCTGATAATTGTTTTCTTTATAAGAGAAAGGGGTCAAGGAAGCAGAGGAGCAGTGAATAGTGACAGTGTCACCAGAGAAAACCCGACGCCGAAAGCTGACACTGACACAAACCCTTTGAAAAATTTTGACTGGCGCTTCAAGGCCTTTGTTGCCATTGCAACGCTATTTGCAGTAGGCAACTCAAGCGATGTGTTTCTTATTCTCAGGGCTACAGACACAGGCGTTAAAGAAACGCAGATACCGATAATCTATCTCTGCTTCAATCTTGTTTATGCCCTCACTGCAATTCCTGCGGGAATCTTGTCTGACAGGATTGGAAGAAAAAGGATACTACTTGCAGGCTTTATTCTTTTTGGGTTTATCTACTGGGGATTTGCTTTTGCATCAGAACAAAAACATATCTGGGGATTATTTCTTTTATACGGAGTTTTTATGGGGCTGACAGAAGGGATTCAGAAGGCATATCTCGGAACTCTAATCCCGGACAAGTTCAGGGCTACAGGCTACGGCATCTTCAATACATTTACAGGCCTCGCAATATTTCCCGCAAGCGTTGTAGGCGGATGGCTATGGGACAAGTATGGCGCTCAAGCAACTTTTTATTACGGCTCTATTACGGCATTTCTTTCCGCATTTCTCTTTATCCTTTTCATCATCACTGCGAGAAGAAAAGGGCAGAAATGATGTGTTTATGAGTGCAATGAGGAGGGAAGGCTTAGACCGAAACCCTTTCTATTACCTCTTCCACTTTCACCTTAACCGCCTCTTTTGTCCTTCTGTCCTTAATCTCAACAAGTCCTTCTTTGAGGTTCTTTTCGCCGAGGATTATTTGAGTCGGGATTCCGATTAAATCAGCGTCTTTGAACTTGACTCCTGCCCTTTCATTACGGTCATCCATCAGGACCTCAATGCCTTTTTCTTTCAATTCCTTATAGAGCTTCTCCGCAATTTCAACTGTCTTTGAATCGTTCATGTTCAGAGGCAGAAGCTCAACGTCGAAAGGCGCAATGCTCTTGTGCCAGATGATTCCGTCCTTGTCATTGTTCTGCTCAATTGCCGCTGCTGCTATACGCGCAGGCCCTATTCCGTAGCTTCCCATGATAATCGGTTTCTCCTGTCCGTTTTCATCAAGATAAAATGCTTTTAGCGGCACTGAGTATTTTGTCCCAAGCTTAAAGATGTTCCCTATCTCAATGCATTTTTCTATTCTTAATTCTGCCCCGCATTTATGGCATGCGTCTCCTCCTTTTGCAAGATGTATGTCATGCCACTCTGCCTTAAAGTCCTTCTCCTGTTTAATGCCTTTTGCATGATAATGCTGTTTGTTTGCGCCGCTGATATAAACCCCTTCCTGCAAACACGAATCAGCAATGACTCTTATCTTCTGGTTCATGGGCCCGATGAACCCTGCCTCAACACCGAGAATTTCCTTGACCTCTGTTTTCTGTGCAGGCCTGTGACTGCCAATAATCTTTGCAAGCTTTTTTTCATGAAGTTCCTGATCTCCACGCACAAGCGCAAGCACAGGTGTTTTGTCCGCCATAACAAGTATGCTCTTAATAAAGTATTCAGGTTTAATTTTTAGAAAATTTGAAACTTCCTGAACTGTGCGTTTTTCAGGTGTGTGAACCTCTTCAAATTCCCAGTCTTCACTCTTGATTTTTGAAGGGACTGATTGTGCAAGCTCAACATTTGCAGAATACCCGCACTTATCGCATAATGCTACCTCGTCCTCGCCCGCAGAACTCGGCGCCATGAATTCATGCGAAACTGCGCCTCCCATCATGCCGGGGTCTGATTCAACCTGATGGAATTTCAAGCCGCATCTTGCGAATATTTTATGATATGCTGCTGCATGGAGCTGATAACTTTTTTCAAGGGACTCCT is a window encoding:
- a CDS encoding PilZ domain-containing protein; the encoded protein is MYYKEVRRYLRYPVSTKAVITRKDEGLSERLTMQVINISQGGMGVYSNMFMKKAAPVSVELLSYAHDGMTKADIFEGRIASVCSQGRDYFVGITFDREISYDRFIDIIS
- a CDS encoding proline--tRNA ligase, with the translated sequence MRFSKMFIPTLREVPADADAVSHRLMLRAGYVRQLAAGLYIFLPLGWRALDRIDAILKEEMEAIGAQEISMPVLHPAEVWQQTGRWNTIGDEMFRLKDRTGRDMCLGMTHEEIMTWLASMEIRSYRDLPQIWYQIQTKLRDEARPKSGVLRTREFIMKDSYSFDADEESLEKSYQLHAAAYHKIFARCGLKFHQVESDPGMMGGAVSHEFMAPSSAGEDEVALCDKCGYSANVELAQSVPSKIKSEDWEFEEVHTPEKRTVQEVSNFLKIKPEYFIKSILVMADKTPVLALVRGDQELHEKKLAKIIGSHRPAQKTEVKEILGVEAGFIGPMNQKIRVIADSCLQEGVYISGANKQHYHAKGIKQEKDFKAEWHDIHLAKGGDACHKCGAELRIEKCIEIGNIFKLGTKYSVPLKAFYLDENGQEKPIIMGSYGIGPARIAAAAIEQNNDKDGIIWHKSIAPFDVELLPLNMNDSKTVEIAEKLYKELKEKGIEVLMDDRNERAGVKFKDADLIGIPTQIILGEKNLKEGLVEIKDRRTKEAVKVKVEEVIERVSV
- a CDS encoding radical SAM protein → MGKRYFGHIEVPLKRIHIELTNICDFNCVFCPKSAMERPYGYMDTKLAKRIIDEIQENKLCDKITFHVMGEPTLHPDFFEILSYSQDKGAKVGLTTNGGRLGGETGKRLLDYNLHQIDISLQTPDAKSFALRKANALTFDSYLSGILNFFSSYMAKRRGTVFKFRFLNTRFPQKNIEKKAGPVRVMSSTEELRDTFSYWARRIYDILGVESEKREKAIRRIKSLVSYKWNVVEIYPDVFFETYMLEDWGHAFDSGKVYDAWAGYCFGMRDHFSILHNGDVALCCVDFNSRTKVGNLNNSSLKEVLSSEEMGKIMKGFKKFQLVHPYCKRCLGSGSVFSWLLKPVMSVTVLKTLKPFFYKKIKVF
- the clpB gene encoding ATP-dependent chaperone ClpB, producing MRMDKLTIKSQEAVQEAQRLAERKGNQELQPEHLLFALLDDKEGIAHQILTRLGVDSNAFQRDVEEEIEKFPKVLGATPAGQIYISQRLKNAIEGAFREAEHLTDEYVSVEHLLLSLISADGTCAGLLKRYGVTADKAMSAMREIRGAQRVTDPNPEDKYQAIARYSRDLTELARKGKLDPVIGRDDEIRRIIQVLSRRTKNNPVLIGEPGVGKTAIAEGLAQRVVAGDVPETLKDKKVVALDMGALVAGSKYRGEFEERLKAVLKEIEQAEGRIILFIDELHTVVGAGAAEGAIDASNMLKPALARGELRCVGATTLDEYRKHIEKDPALERRFQPVYIKEPSVEDTISILRGLKEKYEVHHGVKIKDSALISAAVLSHRYISDRFLPDKAIDLIDESASKLRMEIDSMPVELDEIERKLRQHEMEKQAVMKEESKDAKEKLDKIKKEMAELQSRRDELRAQWLAEKEIISRIRDIKEQIEKTKIESERAEREGDLTKASELRYGKLLELQKSLEGENKKLAGVQERRKMLKEEVDEEDIAEVISKWTGVPISRMLEGEIQKLLRMEERIRLRVVGQDEAIGAVSNAVRRSRAGIQDPNRPIGSFIFLGPTGVGKTELARALAEFLFDDENAMARIDMSEYQERHTVSRLIGAPPGYVGYEEGGQLTEAIRRRPYAVVLFDEIEKAHPEVFNLLLQVLDDGRLTDGHGRTVDFRNTVLIMTSNIGSMHIQELLTERTKRPVAYWGTAEEEDNKEMKDKVMADLKAFFKPEFINRVDEIVIFNPLSIQLLKQIVEIQVSRMKKYIMEKNIDITLTDAAKEHLAETGFDPVYGARPLKRAIQKEMLNSLALSILDKTFKEGDVVGADFKNGKFVFKRAAKVNKEKVEAA
- a CDS encoding cation:proton antiporter, which gives rise to MTVSLAWIILLGLFSDYLFRKLRLPGLIGMLFAGILLGPYAFNLIDPVLMKVSSDFRMIALIVILLRAGLATKRDTLNRVGKTAILMGFLPAVFEGAVITLITAFFFKMSILESALLGFIIAAVSPAVVVPAMLKFIEDNKGTKKGIPTLLLASSSLDNVFAIVVFSALISLFEGKGGNIFLKVLEIPISLAAGIALGAAAGFMLYWVFKKYQPRATKKGMIVIGTAILLTWLEKFLKPFIPVSALSGVMTIGFILLEKSEPIAHKVSQKLGKIWVFAEIILFVLVGAQVNIHVAGDAGFAGLAIILIGLAARSIGVYVSLIKTDFVLREKLFCIVSYIPKATVQAAIGSVPLSVGVRGGEVILAVAVLSILFTAPIGVMAMNVVGEKFLKES
- a CDS encoding MFS transporter, translated to MPDKKIIGLERNVFFAGLVSFFMDMSSEMIYPLVPIFLSSVLGVNKSVIGLIEGIAESTASLLKVFSGWFSDRIGKRKILLIVGYGISTLSRPIIALSTLWGHVLVFRFTDRFGKGIRGAPRDALIAESTPHKNLGRSFGFHRGMDTLGAVIGPAIAFILLLLFTGNYRLVFWFSMIHGIIAVLIIVFFIRERGQGSRGAVNSDSVTRENPTPKADTDTNPLKNFDWRFKAFVAIATLFAVGNSSDVFLILRATDTGVKETQIPIIYLCFNLVYALTAIPAGILSDRIGRKRILLAGFILFGFIYWGFAFASEQKHIWGLFLLYGVFMGLTEGIQKAYLGTLIPDKFRATGYGIFNTFTGLAIFPASVVGGWLWDKYGAQATFYYGSITAFLSAFLFILFIITARRKGQK